From a region of the Actinomadura luzonensis genome:
- a CDS encoding AI-2E family transporter has product MTRPHPPAGSSAGRPTSGDHTPAAAGPGTEGRAEPGAATGSGEVLAVAHPASDDGRGEPAASRARRGEADAFFGRPGRALTGHPFAFGFTAALGVLSAWLLVQALAASASVLILIAVSLFLAIGLNPAVRWLEERGMSRRWAITAVFAAVIVFFVGFGVAVVPPLATQSADFFSQLPAYIGQLQNHPQIRALDQQYQLLDRLQQYLLSGDLGRQVFGGLLGAAGVLVSAVFSALTVLILTLYLLASLRSITALGYRLVPATRRERVRLLGDEVIKRIGGYVAGNLLISLIAGVTTFVFLWIADVPYALALSLMVAITDLIPLVGATIGAAVVTLVGLFVSVPTGIACLIFFIVYQQIENYLIAPRVMMSSVEVPAAATVIAALIGGTLLGVVGALLAIPIAAAIQLVLHEVTLPRQDRH; this is encoded by the coding sequence TCCAGCGCCGGCCGTCCCACCTCCGGCGACCACACGCCCGCCGCGGCCGGCCCCGGCACCGAGGGCCGCGCGGAACCCGGCGCCGCCACCGGTTCCGGTGAGGTGCTCGCCGTCGCTCACCCCGCCTCGGACGACGGCCGCGGCGAGCCCGCCGCCTCCCGGGCGCGGCGCGGCGAGGCCGACGCCTTCTTCGGGCGGCCCGGCCGGGCGCTGACGGGGCACCCGTTCGCCTTCGGCTTCACCGCCGCGCTGGGCGTGCTGAGCGCGTGGCTGCTGGTGCAGGCGCTGGCCGCGTCGGCGTCGGTGCTGATCCTCATCGCGGTCTCGCTGTTCCTCGCCATCGGGCTCAACCCGGCCGTGCGGTGGCTGGAGGAGCGCGGGATGTCGCGCCGGTGGGCCATCACCGCGGTGTTCGCCGCCGTGATCGTCTTCTTCGTCGGGTTCGGCGTGGCGGTCGTGCCGCCGCTGGCCACGCAGAGCGCCGACTTCTTCAGCCAGCTCCCTGCCTACATCGGCCAGCTGCAGAACCATCCGCAGATCCGCGCCCTCGACCAGCAGTACCAGCTCCTCGACCGGCTCCAGCAGTACCTGCTGAGCGGCGACCTCGGCCGGCAGGTCTTCGGCGGCCTGCTGGGCGCGGCGGGGGTGCTGGTCAGCGCCGTGTTCTCGGCGCTGACGGTGCTCATCCTGACGCTGTACCTGCTGGCGTCGCTGCGCTCCATCACCGCGCTCGGCTACCGGCTGGTGCCCGCCACCCGCCGCGAGCGGGTGCGGCTGCTGGGCGACGAGGTCATCAAGCGCATCGGCGGCTACGTGGCGGGCAACCTGCTGATCTCGCTGATCGCGGGCGTCACCACGTTCGTCTTCCTGTGGATCGCCGACGTGCCGTACGCGCTGGCGCTGTCCCTCATGGTGGCCATCACCGACCTGATCCCCCTGGTCGGCGCGACGATCGGGGCGGCCGTCGTGACGCTCGTCGGGTTGTTCGTGTCGGTGCCGACGGGCATCGCCTGCCTGATCTTCTTCATCGTCTACCAGCAGATCGAGAACTACCTGATCGCGCCCCGGGTGATGATGTCCTCCGTGGAGGTGCCGGCGGCGGCCACGGTCATCGCGGCGCTCATCGGCGGGACGCTGCTCGGCGTCGTCGGGGCGCTGCTCGCGATCCCGATCGCGGCGGCCATCCAGCTCGTCCTGCATGAGGTGACGCTGCCCCGCCAGGACCGACATTGA